The Sphingobacterium bambusae genome includes a window with the following:
- a CDS encoding NADPH-dependent FMN reductase: MAEKKIGILVGSLRKESFSKKTAHFLIKNAPAGYQLELIEIGQLPIYNQDFDEEGSPAEYKPFRDKIKTLDAVIFITPEYNRSVPGVLKNALDVASRPYGESSWDGKPALVVSTSISNISGFGANHHLRQSLVFLNMPTLQQPEVYIANIQNLFDDNGKLTNAESAKFLNDVLAAFLAFADKF; this comes from the coding sequence ATGGCAGAAAAAAAAATAGGCATACTTGTCGGATCGTTACGAAAAGAATCATTCAGTAAAAAAACAGCACATTTCCTCATAAAAAATGCACCTGCTGGCTATCAACTCGAGCTTATCGAGATCGGTCAACTGCCGATCTACAACCAAGATTTTGATGAGGAAGGCAGCCCTGCGGAATACAAACCCTTCCGCGATAAAATTAAAACCTTGGATGCCGTCATCTTCATCACCCCAGAGTACAATAGATCGGTACCCGGCGTGCTGAAAAATGCGCTTGATGTCGCTTCGCGCCCTTACGGCGAAAGCAGCTGGGATGGCAAGCCCGCGCTGGTCGTCTCGACTTCCATCAGCAATATCAGCGGCTTTGGCGCAAACCATCATCTTCGCCAATCGCTGGTGTTTCTCAACATGCCCACGCTACAACAGCCTGAGGTTTACATCGCCAATATCCAAAACCTATTTGACGACAACGGTAAGCTGACGAATGCCGAATCTGCCAAATTCTTAAACGATGTACTCGCCGCATTCCTTGCCTTTGCCGATAAATTTTAA
- a CDS encoding threonine aldolase family protein codes for MMYNFKNDYAEGAHPLILDKLASSNFEQELGYGDDRFSEKAKQAIRAKIGQPDAPLYFVSGGTQANLLVISHLLRPHEAVISAKTGHIYANETGAIEATGHRVITVEPENGKVTATAVAAVIAAHQLRPHVVKPKMLYISNSTELGTIYRKDELIALHAACRQHGLLLFMDGARLGHALTATANDLSLAEIALHTDVFYIGGTKNGALLGEAIVFPTAQLATDFDYSLKQKGALLAKGRILGIQFLALFEDNLYFDLAKHANDRAQQIADSISACGFSFLTPPQTNQLFPILPKKLIEQLLANYAFYVWTEIDQAYAAVRIITSWATDATQVDNFCADIKELSKTLA; via the coding sequence ATGATGTACAACTTTAAAAATGACTACGCCGAAGGCGCACATCCCCTTATATTAGACAAACTAGCTAGCAGCAATTTTGAGCAGGAGCTGGGCTATGGGGACGATCGTTTTTCCGAAAAAGCAAAACAAGCCATCCGCGCCAAGATTGGGCAGCCCGATGCCCCCCTATATTTTGTATCGGGCGGCACGCAGGCCAACCTTTTGGTTATTTCGCATCTCTTGCGCCCACATGAGGCCGTGATTAGCGCTAAAACCGGACATATATACGCCAATGAAACCGGAGCCATTGAAGCCACCGGGCACCGCGTGATCACCGTTGAACCGGAAAATGGAAAAGTAACAGCCACAGCCGTAGCAGCGGTCATCGCCGCACATCAGCTGCGCCCACACGTGGTGAAGCCTAAAATGTTGTACATCTCCAATTCTACCGAACTGGGCACAATATATCGTAAGGATGAACTGATCGCGCTGCATGCGGCATGCAGGCAACATGGTCTGCTGCTGTTCATGGATGGCGCCCGCTTGGGACATGCCTTGACCGCAACCGCCAACGACCTCTCCCTAGCCGAAATCGCCTTGCACACCGACGTGTTTTATATAGGCGGAACAAAAAATGGTGCTCTACTTGGGGAAGCCATTGTTTTCCCTACAGCACAACTTGCCACTGACTTTGACTACAGCCTGAAGCAAAAGGGTGCCCTACTGGCCAAAGGCCGCATATTAGGCATACAGTTCCTTGCCCTATTTGAAGACAACCTCTACTTTGACCTAGCAAAGCACGCCAATGATCGCGCCCAACAGATTGCGGACAGCATCAGCGCATGCGGCTTTTCCTTCTTAACGCCCCCACAAACCAATCAGCTATTTCCCATTTTGCCCAAAAAGCTGATTGAGCAACTTCTTGCTAATTATGCCTTTTACGTGTGGACGGAAATCGATCAAGCATATGCCGCTGTGCGTATTATTACTTCATGGGCAACCGATGCCACGCAGGTAGATAATTTCTGTGCGGACATAAAGGAGCTATCAAAAACATTAGCGTAG
- a CDS encoding DUF4407 domain-containing protein: MKDWWLKFGCFLTGFNYNLVKNSSEQSSKNVKKYTSAMLLITLVWFFIGYSFATRYLHFGMIGGLAGALLMCFVIIQIERIIILSTKVSAWSSGFRILLAVVMSILGAFIMDQITFKDDIELRKAQVMDQRVKLAVKQSEDDLQKQIAGLDSMIASATKKYDAVSLDLKKNPVIVTTYTNKSVTKDNTGKELNSTQSTNRSVMENPKKIEMEQLHKQIETLQTKKFELAASITTIKERKEKELKAATGFLDELTLLHDVVTSSKIGIFVYLLFMLFFLAIELFVLVMKLTDRESDYDKLLQHQTTIRMQMLEKLQLPETR, encoded by the coding sequence ATGAAAGACTGGTGGTTAAAATTCGGCTGCTTCCTAACGGGATTTAATTACAATCTCGTTAAAAATTCCAGTGAGCAGTCCTCAAAAAACGTCAAAAAATACACCTCGGCCATGCTGCTAATCACTTTGGTCTGGTTTTTCATCGGCTATAGCTTCGCCACGCGCTATCTACACTTCGGCATGATAGGCGGACTCGCTGGTGCCCTGTTGATGTGTTTTGTCATTATACAGATCGAGCGCATCATTATCCTATCGACCAAGGTAAGTGCTTGGTCCAGTGGTTTCCGTATCCTGCTGGCCGTGGTGATGTCTATCCTAGGTGCTTTTATTATGGATCAAATAACCTTTAAGGACGACATCGAACTCCGCAAGGCACAGGTGATGGATCAACGGGTAAAACTGGCCGTGAAGCAATCCGAGGACGATCTGCAAAAACAGATAGCCGGCCTCGACAGCATGATCGCATCGGCTACAAAGAAGTACGACGCCGTAAGTCTGGACCTCAAAAAGAACCCAGTCATTGTGACCACCTACACCAATAAAAGTGTAACGAAGGACAACACCGGGAAGGAACTCAACAGCACGCAGTCTACCAATCGTTCGGTGATGGAGAACCCCAAGAAAATAGAAATGGAGCAGCTCCACAAGCAGATCGAAACGCTACAGACCAAGAAATTTGAGCTAGCAGCCTCCATTACCACCATTAAAGAACGTAAGGAAAAAGAACTGAAGGCCGCCACCGGATTTCTCGACGAACTTACCCTCTTGCACGACGTGGTAACGTCCTCAAAAATTGGTATATTCGTTTATCTGCTGTTTATGTTGTTCTTCTTGGCCATCGAACTGTTCGTATTGGTAATGAAGCTAACGGATCGCGAGTCAGACTACGATAAGCTGCTGCAGCACCAAACAACTATCCGGATGCAGATGTTGGAAAAGCTACAGCTTCCGGAAACAAGGTAA
- a CDS encoding YihY/virulence factor BrkB family protein: MAKGKLETVKSHFTILKNSVTGFMGEDGLKFSASLAYYTVFSLGPMLVLIISLAGVFLGQDATQGKVYEELRGFVGARAAQQVQEVIANLSLSGKSTMALIISAVTLLLGATTVFGDIQNSINKIWQVRPKVKKGWVKLIKDRLLSSSLVIGLGFLLVVTLIVNGVILAFTDRLQRFFPEITVFLFSSINFLISFGVIFVLFGVIFKVLPDVNIQWRTVRSGALFTALLFVIGRFGIGLYIENSSTESTYGAASSIVLILLWVYYTAAILYLGATYTREYAAYKGVPIEPSEFAVHVELKETEREVKVVPPSTVGKEVSAD, translated from the coding sequence ATGGCAAAGGGAAAATTGGAAACAGTAAAATCGCATTTTACCATCTTGAAAAATTCCGTAACAGGGTTTATGGGCGAGGATGGCTTGAAATTCAGTGCATCGCTGGCCTATTACACGGTGTTTTCGTTAGGGCCGATGTTGGTCTTGATCATCTCCTTGGCGGGCGTGTTTCTCGGACAAGATGCTACGCAGGGTAAGGTGTATGAGGAGCTGCGTGGTTTCGTTGGCGCGCGTGCCGCGCAGCAGGTGCAGGAAGTGATTGCTAACCTTTCGCTGTCGGGTAAATCGACCATGGCGTTAATCATCAGCGCGGTAACCTTGCTGCTTGGGGCCACCACCGTATTTGGCGATATACAGAACTCTATCAACAAAATTTGGCAGGTTCGTCCCAAAGTAAAAAAGGGCTGGGTCAAGTTGATTAAAGATCGCTTGCTTTCCTCTTCCTTGGTTATTGGCCTTGGCTTCTTGTTGGTCGTTACGCTGATTGTCAATGGTGTTATCCTTGCCTTCACGGATCGGCTGCAGCGTTTCTTCCCTGAGATTACGGTCTTTTTGTTCAGCTCCATTAACTTTTTGATCTCCTTTGGCGTGATATTCGTCTTGTTTGGCGTTATCTTTAAGGTATTGCCGGATGTCAATATTCAATGGCGCACCGTGCGATCGGGGGCTTTGTTTACGGCTTTGCTTTTTGTTATTGGTCGCTTTGGCATTGGCTTGTATATCGAAAACTCCAGCACAGAATCTACTTATGGTGCCGCCAGTTCCATTGTGCTTATCTTGTTGTGGGTATACTACACGGCGGCGATCTTGTACTTAGGCGCCACCTACACCCGGGAATATGCGGCCTACAAAGGGGTGCCTATTGAGCCTTCCGAATTTGCTGTGCATGTCGAATTAAAAGAAACGGAGCGCGAAGTTAAGGTGGTGCCACCATCAACGGTAGGAAAGGAAGTTAGCGCTGATTAG
- a CDS encoding ATP-grasp domain-containing protein encodes MNIAFLINQTHKEEASFTTTLLAFKAHKRGHKIFYIGLADFSYHGEHSVGAHCRILEPSEEVANEEELMANLRDKKKEFVDAKQMDVLWIRYDPVLDMISRPWASATALQFAQLIKRQGTWVINDPDKLVEATNKLYLEYFPKSIRPKTVITRSYDDVVQFLDQQEDQIILKPLKGSGGKNVFLLKKDERHNLKQTVEVIARDGYLLAQEYLPAATNGDIRFFLVDGKPLVVDGKYASVNRVQQKGDIRSNIHQGGKAQAAAIDDSILHTVSQVSDKLKEDGMYFVGLDIVGDKIMEINVFSPGALLHAGQLNGVDYATALLEDIERNYKQRSQK; translated from the coding sequence ATGAACATCGCATTCTTAATCAACCAAACCCATAAAGAGGAGGCCAGCTTCACGACCACCCTATTGGCATTTAAGGCCCACAAACGCGGCCACAAGATTTTTTACATAGGCTTGGCCGACTTCTCCTACCATGGGGAGCATAGCGTTGGTGCGCACTGCCGAATTTTAGAACCCAGTGAGGAGGTCGCCAATGAAGAAGAATTGATGGCCAACCTGCGCGACAAAAAGAAGGAGTTTGTCGATGCCAAGCAAATGGATGTCCTTTGGATACGCTATGATCCCGTGCTCGACATGATCAGCAGACCTTGGGCATCGGCCACGGCTCTGCAGTTTGCCCAGCTGATCAAGCGCCAAGGTACTTGGGTGATCAACGACCCCGATAAGCTGGTGGAAGCCACCAATAAGCTTTATTTGGAGTATTTTCCGAAAAGCATCCGCCCAAAGACGGTCATCACCCGCAGCTACGACGATGTGGTGCAATTCCTAGACCAGCAGGAAGACCAAATTATTCTGAAACCGCTGAAAGGTTCAGGGGGCAAAAATGTGTTTCTCCTGAAAAAAGATGAACGCCATAACCTCAAGCAGACGGTCGAAGTAATTGCCCGAGATGGATATCTCTTGGCGCAAGAATACCTGCCCGCAGCAACAAATGGTGATATCCGCTTTTTCTTGGTCGACGGCAAACCGCTAGTCGTGGATGGCAAGTATGCCAGCGTAAACCGCGTGCAGCAGAAAGGCGATATCCGCAGCAATATCCACCAAGGCGGCAAAGCTCAAGCGGCAGCGATTGACGACAGCATCCTGCACACCGTTAGTCAGGTATCCGACAAATTGAAAGAAGACGGTATGTACTTCGTCGGACTGGATATCGTAGGCGACAAAATTATGGAGATCAATGTGTTTAGCCCCGGTGCGCTACTGCACGCCGGACAGCTCAATGGCGTGGACTATGCCACGGCCCTGCTAGAAGATATCGAGCGAAATTATAAACAACGAAGTCAAAAGTAA
- a CDS encoding flavohemoglobin expression-modulating QEGLA motif protein codes for MEAPDKILPQILRAIKDNIPIHKQIPNTGKIVFNKIVPYIFIYRMPFEGKDRLLAELAKSELASVIFIPEKSTYDVSGWIRKVAKALADEFGTCLLVEVWNAEDEEQTSDVAVHLAQKNVLDLAEYLAKNIRTEAPELLVDLKKGNRLPSPPDRPALVDAQDAKDNLVLSLGLSIRKRYEDTDGKHLPLMLRNMREGLAKSLSRLFFEFVRVHTNVRAAHFKMKVHERLNEQIYEIDAVLAKESQKFDFLLLTTPINANDAWLQFKKEKFRKTPKFHYRPMPIDPDIVKRSLYNLRIEDIYDPTIAYLFRDKRRELDDMMTMLASRGTPDFKYGSLMVFGNVSDSLYELAKALLIAIDSIPQTERYDEDELDARQFAQLAKEEISFLQQQAPSFSTSVRIRDDISGVMVNHGVLNISKQYRISRKRAQALIQHEVGTHIITYFNGKEQTFSLFRQGVPGYEQLQEGLAVLAEYMVDGLTNERLRILAGRVLAVRYMLMGHTFVETFDMLHEEFRFDQETAFTMTMRVYRSGGLTKDALYLQGFMELIEYIQEGKDLDILTIGKIREDYLPIIADLMQRGILKQPLLKPRYLQEPYVNKLKDVKHFASIFKMINY; via the coding sequence ATGGAAGCACCAGATAAAATACTGCCGCAGATATTACGAGCGATCAAAGACAACATCCCTATTCATAAACAAATACCGAATACGGGGAAAATAGTCTTTAACAAGATCGTCCCCTATATCTTCATCTATAGAATGCCTTTCGAGGGTAAAGATCGTCTGTTGGCCGAATTGGCAAAGTCCGAGCTGGCCAGTGTCATCTTTATTCCTGAGAAATCCACCTACGACGTTAGCGGATGGATTCGCAAGGTGGCTAAAGCACTGGCCGACGAGTTTGGCACATGCCTACTGGTGGAGGTGTGGAATGCCGAAGATGAAGAGCAGACCAGTGATGTGGCGGTTCACCTCGCGCAAAAGAATGTGCTCGACCTTGCCGAATACTTGGCCAAGAATATACGCACGGAGGCACCTGAGCTGCTCGTCGATCTAAAGAAGGGCAACAGGCTACCCAGCCCGCCGGATCGGCCGGCCTTGGTTGATGCGCAAGATGCCAAAGATAATTTGGTACTTTCCTTAGGCCTCTCCATCCGAAAGCGCTACGAAGATACGGACGGTAAGCACCTGCCGCTAATGCTGCGCAATATGCGCGAAGGATTGGCAAAAAGCCTATCGCGGTTATTCTTTGAGTTCGTGCGGGTACATACCAATGTGCGCGCAGCGCATTTCAAAATGAAGGTGCACGAGCGCCTCAACGAACAGATCTACGAGATCGATGCCGTATTGGCCAAGGAAAGCCAGAAGTTCGATTTTCTGCTGTTGACCACGCCCATCAATGCTAATGATGCTTGGCTGCAGTTCAAAAAGGAAAAATTTCGGAAGACACCGAAATTCCATTATCGACCCATGCCCATCGATCCAGATATTGTAAAGCGCAGCTTGTACAACCTACGTATCGAAGATATCTACGACCCAACCATTGCCTACCTATTTCGGGATAAACGTCGCGAACTGGATGATATGATGACCATGTTGGCCTCGCGCGGCACGCCCGATTTCAAATATGGCAGCCTGATGGTCTTTGGAAACGTCAGCGATAGCCTCTATGAGCTGGCCAAAGCATTGCTTATTGCCATAGACAGTATCCCGCAAACGGAAAGGTATGATGAAGACGAGCTAGACGCCCGACAATTTGCGCAACTGGCCAAAGAGGAAATATCTTTCCTGCAGCAGCAGGCACCGAGCTTCAGCACCAGTGTGCGGATTAGGGACGACATTTCCGGCGTGATGGTCAACCACGGTGTGCTCAATATCAGCAAGCAATACAGGATCAGCCGTAAACGTGCGCAGGCACTGATCCAACATGAGGTGGGTACACACATCATTACCTACTTCAATGGAAAAGAGCAGACATTCAGCTTATTTCGTCAAGGCGTGCCGGGCTATGAGCAGCTGCAGGAGGGCTTGGCCGTACTGGCCGAATATATGGTAGATGGACTCACCAACGAGCGCCTGCGTATCCTCGCAGGCCGTGTCCTAGCTGTGCGCTATATGTTGATGGGACATACCTTTGTAGAAACTTTCGATATGTTGCACGAAGAGTTTCGATTTGATCAAGAAACGGCCTTTACCATGACTATGCGCGTTTACCGCTCGGGCGGATTGACGAAAGACGCGCTATACCTACAAGGCTTTATGGAGCTGATCGAATACATTCAGGAAGGCAAAGATCTGGATATCCTTACCATCGGCAAGATACGCGAGGACTACCTGCCCATTATTGCCGACCTGATGCAGCGCGGCATCCTGAAACAACCTTTGCTAAAACCCCGTTACTTGCAAGAGCCCTACGTGAACAAGCTAAAGGACGTAAAGCATTTTGCAAGCATCTTTAAAATGATAAATTACTAG
- a CDS encoding DUF4342 domain-containing protein, with product MSIKETFFVNGENLLKKIKEIIAEGNVTKISISDKSGKELMSFPVTIGVVGVVFAPIFAAIGALAALLTECKITVEKQKDDTPPPADKQEGTIIEVK from the coding sequence ATGTCAATTAAAGAAACATTTTTCGTCAATGGCGAGAACCTCCTAAAAAAGATCAAAGAAATTATTGCCGAAGGGAATGTGACCAAGATCAGCATATCCGACAAATCAGGCAAAGAGTTAATGAGCTTCCCGGTTACCATCGGCGTGGTAGGCGTGGTATTTGCGCCCATCTTCGCGGCCATCGGTGCCTTGGCAGCTTTACTAACCGAGTGCAAGATCACCGTAGAAAAGCAAAAGGATGATACTCCTCCACCTGCCGACAAGCAAGAAGGAACCATCATCGAAGTAAAATAA
- a CDS encoding ABC transporter ATP-binding protein, with the protein MSLQITELTKTYKNGVKALDNINLEIGKGMFGLLGPNGAGKSSLMRTIATLQQPDAGAIRFRDIDVLKDKMSLRKVLGYLPQEFGVYPNISAEELLNYFAQLKGITGKSDRKKMIQEVLEITNLYDVRDKSVSGYSGGMKQRFGIAQLLLNRPQLIIVDEPTAGLDPAERQRFLNVLREIGTDNTVIFSTHIVDDVRELCHELAILNGGRLLYRGTAQQGQDMLAGKIWTKTIDRVDFEAESKRYNVISSNYNPDNSLNIRLYHDVKPDDSVREAKPVLEDVYFVNLKQEALHV; encoded by the coding sequence ATGAGTTTACAGATAACCGAATTAACGAAAACGTATAAGAATGGCGTGAAGGCGCTCGATAATATCAACCTTGAGATAGGGAAGGGCATGTTTGGTCTATTGGGCCCGAATGGAGCCGGGAAGTCGTCGCTGATGCGGACGATTGCGACCTTGCAACAGCCGGATGCCGGTGCCATCCGTTTTCGCGATATCGATGTGCTGAAAGATAAAATGAGTTTGCGCAAAGTGCTGGGCTATCTGCCGCAGGAGTTTGGCGTGTATCCCAATATATCGGCCGAAGAGCTGTTGAACTATTTTGCACAGCTAAAAGGCATCACGGGGAAAAGTGATCGGAAGAAAATGATTCAAGAGGTGTTGGAGATCACCAACCTGTATGATGTGCGTGATAAAAGTGTGAGCGGTTACTCGGGAGGTATGAAACAGCGTTTCGGTATTGCGCAGCTGCTGCTAAACCGCCCGCAGCTGATCATTGTGGATGAGCCCACCGCGGGGCTGGATCCTGCAGAGCGGCAGCGTTTTCTGAATGTGTTGCGCGAGATCGGTACGGACAATACGGTTATCTTCTCGACGCATATTGTGGATGATGTACGCGAGCTGTGCCACGAGCTGGCCATCCTTAATGGTGGTCGATTGTTGTATCGCGGTACGGCGCAGCAGGGACAGGATATGTTGGCCGGTAAAATATGGACCAAGACGATCGATCGGGTGGACTTTGAGGCGGAGAGCAAACGCTACAATGTTATTTCTTCGAATTATAACCCAGATAACTCCTTGAACATACGCCTGTACCACGATGTGAAGCCCGATGATTCCGTACGCGAGGCCAAACCGGTGCTGGAAGATGTTTATTTCGTAAACCTCAAACAGGAAGCTCTACATGTTTAG
- a CDS encoding N-formylglutamate amidohydrolase: MPTLLEYNVRKADNAYWAFAIHDGHHISPALEGYYQLNEEQRLREEDPHTGCMVELPCNQFIVHTSRFQLDINRKLEEAIYRSPDMAWGLQVYKELPPASLLQQLSDDYHSIYTQIDQWIEETIAQHGYFIAFDVHSYNAKRQAPDEIVDEVSNPQINLGTLYNDEKWRPVIDQFMASITANQVLDQNIDIRENVKFKGGQLAQHLLQKYGDKGCVLSVEFRKDFMDEWTGVPFMPVVQAYKQLLMHALKDLQNMLPYGSTR; the protein is encoded by the coding sequence ATGCCGACACTATTGGAATATAATGTACGTAAAGCAGACAACGCCTATTGGGCTTTCGCCATCCATGATGGACATCATATCAGCCCGGCCTTGGAAGGCTACTACCAGCTCAACGAGGAGCAGCGTCTGCGCGAAGAGGATCCCCATACGGGATGTATGGTCGAGCTTCCCTGCAATCAGTTTATTGTCCATACCTCCCGCTTTCAGCTGGATATCAACCGAAAGCTAGAGGAAGCCATTTACCGCAGCCCGGACATGGCTTGGGGGTTGCAGGTCTACAAGGAGCTGCCGCCAGCATCACTACTCCAACAGCTTTCCGATGATTACCATTCGATTTACACACAAATTGATCAATGGATCGAGGAAACCATCGCACAACACGGATATTTTATCGCTTTTGATGTGCATAGCTACAATGCCAAGCGACAAGCTCCCGATGAAATCGTCGACGAAGTAAGCAACCCGCAGATCAACTTGGGTACGCTCTATAACGATGAAAAATGGCGCCCCGTGATTGATCAGTTTATGGCGAGCATAACGGCCAATCAGGTGCTCGACCAAAACATCGACATCCGGGAAAATGTGAAATTCAAAGGCGGACAGCTGGCACAGCACCTGCTGCAAAAATATGGAGATAAGGGTTGCGTGCTATCCGTAGAATTCAGGAAAGATTTTATGGATGAATGGACTGGTGTGCCCTTTATGCCTGTGGTGCAAGCCTACAAGCAATTGCTGATGCATGCGCTCAAGGACCTACAAAACATGCTGCCCTATGGAAGCACCAGATAA